A stretch of the Microcebus murinus isolate Inina chromosome 6, M.murinus_Inina_mat1.0, whole genome shotgun sequence genome encodes the following:
- the IDH3A gene encoding isocitrate dehydrogenase [NAD] subunit alpha, mitochondrial isoform X2 produces MKIFDAAKAPIQWEERNVTAIQGPGGKWMIPSEAKESMDKNKMGLKGPLKTPIAAGHPSMNLLLRKTFDLYANVRPCVSIEGYKTPYTDVNIVTIRENTEGEYSGIEHVIVDGVVQSIKLITEAASKRIAEFAFEYARNNHRSNVTAVHKANIMRMSDGLFLQKCREVAENCKDIKFNEMYLDTVCLNMVQDPSQFDVLVMPNLYGDILSDLCAGLIGGLGVTPSGNIGANGVAIFESVHGTAPDIAGKDMANPTALLLSAVMMLRHMGLVDHAARIESACFATIKDGKSLTKDLGGNAKCSDFTEEICRRVKDLD; encoded by the exons ATGAAGATTTTTGATGCTGCCAAA GCGCCTATTCAGTGGGAGGAGCGGAATGTCACAGCCATTCAGGGACCCGGAGGAAAGTGGATGATCCCTTCAGAAGCCAAAGAGTCCATGGATAAGAACAAGATGGGCTTGAAAG GCCCTTTAAAGACCCCAATAGCAGCCGGTCACCCATCTATGAATTTATTGCTCCGTAAAACATTTGACCTTTATGCGAATGTCCGACCATGTGTCTCAATTGAAGGCTATAAAACCCCTTACACGGATGTAAATATTGTCACTATTCGAGAGAACACGGAAGGAGAATACAGTGGAATTGAGCATGTG ATCGTTGATGGAGTCGTGCAGAGTATCAAGCTCATCACCGAGGCGGCAAGCAAGCGCATCGCTGAGTTTGCCTTTGAATATGCCCGAAACAATCACCGGAGCAATGTCACGGCTGTGCACAAAGCCAACATCAT GCGGATGTCAGATGGGCTTTTTCTGCAAAAATGCAGGGAAGTTGCAGAAAACTGTAAAGATATTAAATTTAATGAGATGTACCTTGATACAGTATGTTTGAAT ATGGTACAAGATCCTTCCCAATTTGATGTTCTCGTTATGCCAAATTTGTATGGAGACATCCTTAG TGACCTGTGTGCTGGATTAATTGGCGGTCTTGGTGTGACACCAAGTGGCAATATTGGAGCCAATGGGGTCGCAATCTTTGAATCG GTTCACGGGACTGCCCCAGACATCGCAGGCAAGGACATGGCCAACCCCACGGCCCTCCTGCTCAGTGCTGTGATGATGCTGCGCCACATGGGACTTGTTGACCATGCTGCAAGAATTGAGTCTGCCTGTTTTGCTACAATTAAGGATGGAAAG AGCTTAACAAAAGATTTGGGAGGCAACGCAAAATGCTCAGACTTCACAGAGGAAATCTGTCGCCGAGTAAAGGATTTAGACTAA
- the IDH3A gene encoding isocitrate dehydrogenase [NAD] subunit alpha, mitochondrial isoform X1 translates to MAVPAWISKVSRLLGAFHNPKQVTRGFAGGVQTVTLIPGDGIGPEISAAVMKIFDAAKAPIQWEERNVTAIQGPGGKWMIPSEAKESMDKNKMGLKGPLKTPIAAGHPSMNLLLRKTFDLYANVRPCVSIEGYKTPYTDVNIVTIRENTEGEYSGIEHVIVDGVVQSIKLITEAASKRIAEFAFEYARNNHRSNVTAVHKANIMRMSDGLFLQKCREVAENCKDIKFNEMYLDTVCLNMVQDPSQFDVLVMPNLYGDILSDLCAGLIGGLGVTPSGNIGANGVAIFESVHGTAPDIAGKDMANPTALLLSAVMMLRHMGLVDHAARIESACFATIKDGKSLTKDLGGNAKCSDFTEEICRRVKDLD, encoded by the exons GTCTCTCGGCTGCTGGGGGCATTCCACAACCCAAAACAGGTGACCAGAGGTTTTGCTGGTGGT GTTCAGACAGTAACTTTAATTCCAGGAGATGGTATTGGCCCAGAAATTTCAGCTGCAGTTATGAAGATTTTTGATGCTGCCAAA GCGCCTATTCAGTGGGAGGAGCGGAATGTCACAGCCATTCAGGGACCCGGAGGAAAGTGGATGATCCCTTCAGAAGCCAAAGAGTCCATGGATAAGAACAAGATGGGCTTGAAAG GCCCTTTAAAGACCCCAATAGCAGCCGGTCACCCATCTATGAATTTATTGCTCCGTAAAACATTTGACCTTTATGCGAATGTCCGACCATGTGTCTCAATTGAAGGCTATAAAACCCCTTACACGGATGTAAATATTGTCACTATTCGAGAGAACACGGAAGGAGAATACAGTGGAATTGAGCATGTG ATCGTTGATGGAGTCGTGCAGAGTATCAAGCTCATCACCGAGGCGGCAAGCAAGCGCATCGCTGAGTTTGCCTTTGAATATGCCCGAAACAATCACCGGAGCAATGTCACGGCTGTGCACAAAGCCAACATCAT GCGGATGTCAGATGGGCTTTTTCTGCAAAAATGCAGGGAAGTTGCAGAAAACTGTAAAGATATTAAATTTAATGAGATGTACCTTGATACAGTATGTTTGAAT ATGGTACAAGATCCTTCCCAATTTGATGTTCTCGTTATGCCAAATTTGTATGGAGACATCCTTAG TGACCTGTGTGCTGGATTAATTGGCGGTCTTGGTGTGACACCAAGTGGCAATATTGGAGCCAATGGGGTCGCAATCTTTGAATCG GTTCACGGGACTGCCCCAGACATCGCAGGCAAGGACATGGCCAACCCCACGGCCCTCCTGCTCAGTGCTGTGATGATGCTGCGCCACATGGGACTTGTTGACCATGCTGCAAGAATTGAGTCTGCCTGTTTTGCTACAATTAAGGATGGAAAG AGCTTAACAAAAGATTTGGGAGGCAACGCAAAATGCTCAGACTTCACAGAGGAAATCTGTCGCCGAGTAAAGGATTTAGACTAA